The Changchengzhania lutea genomic sequence TTGATGTACAAAATATCATTGGATACAAAATCATTAGACACATAAATATCTGGGTATCCGTCTTGATTGATATCGCTAATACCAACACCCAAGCCAAAACCTTCAATGGTAATACCAGCTTCTTTTGAAACGTCTTCAAATACAGGATGTCCATTATCACCTAAACCGTTATTTCTATACAACTTATCTGTGTTTTCAGATTCGCCATTAAGTTTTTTGTTCTTTGGTGTGTTTAAACCCTGCATTTCATGCATATGATTTAGTAAATACATGTCTAAATCACCATCTAAATCATAATCAAAAAAAGCGGATTGAGTAGAATATGATGTATCTGCTAAAATATAAGCCTCTGCCATTTCTTTAAATGTACCATCTTTTTGACTTACAAATAGCTGGTTTTTTCTTTTATTAGAATCTGTACTACCCGAAACGCAGACATAAATATCTAACCAGCCATCGGCATTAATATCAATCATTGCAGCACCAGATGACCAAGACGTTGTTCCTGTATTGGATCGTTTAGTAATGTCTTCAAATTGAAAATCCCCTTTATTTAGATACAATTTGCTTGACACTTGGTTTCCTGTAAAATATAAATCGACTAATCCATCATTATTTACATCGCCTGCTGCAACACCCCCACCATTAAAATAGTAGATATAATTTAAAATATTTAAATCGCCGTCTAATGGTAAATCGTTAGAAAAATTGATTCCTGTTTTATTATGTTTAAATATTTGAAATGTTTTATTGCTATTAGTGCTAGTTTTTTTGCAAGAATAGATTAAAAGAATGCTTAAAAAAAAGTACAGATACTTTCTCATTTATTTTTTTAATTCTTTTAGTTTGATAATAATTTTTCAAATAACCACTCATGCGCTTTATCCTTTTGTTCTTGGTAGCTAAAATGCCCTTCGTCTGGCATGATGTTCAAAGTTTTTGGAGCAGTTATTACATTATATGCTGAATACATTGAGGTTGGTGGACAAACAGCATCATTATAACCCCAACCGTAAAACCCTGGAGTTCTTAAAATTCGAGCAAAATTTACAATATCATAGTATTTAGAAGTTTCTATTCTGGCCGGCGTATTGTTTAGTGACGCATTTGTTTTATCAAATAAATGAGGCCATCCGCCAGCTCTTCCATGAAGGTAACCTGTTAAATCGCACAATGCAGGATAATAACTCACTAAATATTTTACTCTACTATCTAAAGCTGCTGTTACAATTGATAAAGCACCACCTTGACTTCCACCATATACCGCCAAATTTTCGCCGTCATATTTATCTAACGAACTAATAAAATCAACAGATCTTACACATCCTAAATACACACGTTTATAATAATAATGATCCTTGTTATCTAGATTTATATTCCAATAACCCCAAAGTGCACCATTCCATAAATCGCCATGTAAATTTGGTTCTTTACTTATTGTCGGAACGCCGTGAATACGAATTTCAAACGTAATAACGCCTTGCTTCACATGTTCATCCTGCACCATAAAATGTCCCCAAACACCAGCACCAGGAACTTTTAATACTGCTGGATATTTCCCTTCTTTTTTTGGAACACTCAAAACACCATAAACCTTAGCGTTGGAACGATAATTTCTGATATTTACATGGTAAACATCAATATCTCTATCGCTTAATTCGGGCACGAGTTCCATTTTAGGAAGCATAGGTATTTTTGCTGCTTCAGCTTTGGCATTATCCCAAAACTCAACAAAATCTTTGGGCATTGTAGTAGTTGGTTTGATCTTGTTGGCTTCAAATGCAGCAGTAGCTGTACCTGTATATGTTTGTCCATCTACTATTGCTGTAACAGCACACCTTAAAAAACCTGGTGTTTTCATTGTTCCGCCTTTGACTGTATATTTTCCTTCAGGTAGCGTAATAGTTTCAGATTGCCAAGGTTCCATTTTTTCGGGCATTACCTTATAAGCAATTTCAATATGCTTAACTGGATTGCCAAACTTCAAAACTGTAATATTAAAGTTTACATTTTCCCCTAATTTATAATTCCAGTCATCATGATCTGGTGCTACAATTACAGAAACAGGCTTATTTGAATATGCCCATTGCGCATTGACTGCAAATGTGCTTATGAAAAGAAGCGTTATTAACGAAATAAAATATTTAGTTCGACTAGAAGTTTTCATAACCTAAATTTATTGCCATAAATATTAATTTTCCTTACCCCAATTTTTATTTGGATTAGGCCCAAGAACAATCTCTAAATGGCCACCTTTTTGAAAATCATCGTGTAAAAACCAATACGTGTTTAACACTTTAGTATTCAATGAAGCACTTTGAATATACATGTTTTCGAGTGAATTATTTATCGTAGTAATTGTAAACTCTTTGCCTTTATAATACCTGTTATCTAACTCAATTTTTATTTCGTCAAATATAGGACTGGTTAATTCGTATCTAGGCTCTATGGCATTATTTCCTCTTAAACTAAATAACCCCATAGACATAAGGGCACTCACACCACTCATTTGTCCTTGGTCTTCGTCATGTCCGCCATAACCTTCATCTGGAGTGACACCCCCATAAGCTTGTTCATTGACTTTACGTACCCAATATTGAGTAAGCCAAGGTTTACCTGCATGATTAAATACGTGGGCATTTGAACATCCTGGTTGGTTAGCATAACTAATGTATCCATTGCTATACCCAAAAACAAAATCGTTAGGCTCCGCTTGCTCAAAAGCGTAGTTTAATTTTTCGGCAAGTTTGTCGTTACCTCCCATAATTTCTGAAAGCTTATCAATATCATGAGATACTTGCCATGTACCTTGCCATGCATTAGATTCTATCCAACCCTCTCCATTTAAAGGATCTGTATGCATCCAATTTCCTTTGGCATCTTTTGGGAGTACTAAACCTAATTCCTCATTAAATAATAAAGGCCAAGTTTTAGAACGCCTTAAGAATTCCTTATGATCTTTTTTCTTATTTAACTTTTTTGCCATTTGTGATAACGACCAATCTTGAAACGCCCATTCTAGTGTCTTACCTGCATTACCAGGACAGTAACCATTATCTATATAAAACTGAAGCTCTTCTGGATTATCTCCCATCATACCACCTGGCATATGATTTTGTTTAGTTAGTTTATAAGCATGTTTAGTATCCACTTTAGTCATCAAATCCTTCATCATCGTACTAGCAATTAAGTTACTTGCAGGCGTACCTGTCATAATATACGAATAGCCGCCAGCAATAGCCCCCCGAGGTAGTAAACCGCCATTATCTGCATACTGTACTAATGAGGCTGAAAAATCATCCATAATTTCTGGCCATGCGAGACCCCAAAGTATATTGAGGTTCCATTGCGATAGCCAAAGCGCATCAAAATTATACATATTGAATTTT encodes the following:
- a CDS encoding acetylxylan esterase, which codes for MKTSSRTKYFISLITLLFISTFAVNAQWAYSNKPVSVIVAPDHDDWNYKLGENVNFNITVLKFGNPVKHIEIAYKVMPEKMEPWQSETITLPEGKYTVKGGTMKTPGFLRCAVTAIVDGQTYTGTATAAFEANKIKPTTTMPKDFVEFWDNAKAEAAKIPMLPKMELVPELSDRDIDVYHVNIRNYRSNAKVYGVLSVPKKEGKYPAVLKVPGAGVWGHFMVQDEHVKQGVITFEIRIHGVPTISKEPNLHGDLWNGALWGYWNINLDNKDHYYYKRVYLGCVRSVDFISSLDKYDGENLAVYGGSQGGALSIVTAALDSRVKYLVSYYPALCDLTGYLHGRAGGWPHLFDKTNASLNNTPARIETSKYYDIVNFARILRTPGFYGWGYNDAVCPPTSMYSAYNVITAPKTLNIMPDEGHFSYQEQKDKAHEWLFEKLLSN